In candidate division TA06 bacterium, the following proteins share a genomic window:
- the purE gene encoding 5-(carboxyamino)imidazole ribonucleotide mutase has translation MPNPQVAVLMGSDSDLPVMEKAVEALKEFGITPQVKILSAHRLPDKVAEFSKEARNSGFEAIIAGAGMAAHLAGAAAAHTTLPVIGVPLKSGALAGVDALYATVQMPSGIPVATVAIDGARNAAILAAQILSIKYPEIAGKLEDMRAKMRQEVEKKSEEAEKKYNK, from the coding sequence ATGCCCAATCCTCAAGTCGCGGTTTTAATGGGTTCCGACAGCGATCTGCCGGTGATGGAAAAAGCCGTCGAGGCCCTGAAGGAATTCGGAATAACGCCGCAGGTCAAAATTCTCTCCGCCCACCGCCTGCCCGACAAGGTGGCCGAATTCAGCAAGGAAGCCCGCAATAGCGGATTCGAGGCCATCATCGCCGGGGCCGGCATGGCTGCGCACCTGGCCGGAGCGGCAGCCGCTCACACCACCCTGCCGGTGATCGGCGTGCCGCTTAAATCCGGGGCTCTGGCCGGGGTGGACGCCCTGTATGCCACGGTTCAGATGCCCTCCGGCATTCCAGTGGCTACGGTGGCCATCGACGGGGCCAGGAACGCGGCCATCCTGGCGGCGCAGATACTGTCCATCAAGTACCCCGAGATCGCCGGGAAGCTGGAGGATATGCGGGCCAAGATGCGGCAGGAGGTGGAGAAGAAATCTGAAGAAGCAGAAAAAAAATACAATAAATAA